A window from Crocosphaera sp. UHCC 0190 encodes these proteins:
- a CDS encoding tetratricopeptide repeat protein: MNETLPIIYLSGIVIFLGGLGIFLLFQIIKTRRIENRFYKLQKKLQKEKGTAKDYYELGSLYLDKKMYVQAVGLLQKGFKTGGKIEPENKALMCNALGFAYFSQEQLDVAIRHYKDAIKLYPDYVIALNNLANAYERKQMIPQAIETYEESLKYEPDNKTAKNRIESLRKRLVKSN, translated from the coding sequence ATGAATGAAACCCTTCCTATTATTTATTTATCCGGTATTGTCATTTTTCTCGGAGGATTAGGAATTTTTCTCCTTTTCCAAATTATTAAAACTCGTCGCATTGAAAATCGTTTTTATAAACTTCAGAAGAAGTTACAAAAGGAGAAAGGCACGGCAAAAGATTATTATGAATTAGGCAGTTTATATCTTGATAAAAAAATGTATGTACAGGCCGTTGGATTGTTACAAAAAGGCTTCAAAACCGGGGGAAAAATTGAGCCTGAAAACAAAGCTTTAATGTGTAATGCTCTAGGGTTTGCTTATTTTTCTCAAGAGCAATTAGATGTGGCAATTCGGCACTATAAAGATGCCATTAAACTCTATCCTGATTATGTGATTGCTCTCAATAATTTAGCCAATGCTTATGAACGTAAACAAATGATTCCTCAAGCGATCGAAACTTATGAAGAAAGCTTGAAATATGAACCGGACAATAAAACCGCTAAAAATCGCATTGAATCTTTACGCAAGCGTTTAGTTAAATCTAATTGA
- a CDS encoding Uma2 family endonuclease, producing the protein MMSLILLPQLANWQASLDDREERLILTGITWEQYDKLLQAFGDSATYRIIYLEGILEIMSPSRRHEISKKNIGRLLDLYLEEAEIDFWGLGSTTFRVEEGEAGKEPDECYCFETEKEFPDLAIEVIVTSGSIKILEVYQRLGVKEVWLWKNEQLNIYSLENNQYSLQEKSKLLPELDLNLLCEFINHPNPRLAMKEFRQQLQAKDR; encoded by the coding sequence ATTATGTCTTTAATATTATTACCACAATTAGCTAATTGGCAAGCCTCCCTTGACGACAGGGAAGAAAGATTAATTCTCACGGGAATTACTTGGGAACAGTATGACAAATTATTGCAAGCATTTGGGGATAGTGCAACTTATCGAATTATCTATCTGGAAGGAATTTTAGAAATTATGTCTCCGAGTCGCCGTCATGAAATTAGTAAAAAAAATATTGGAAGACTACTTGATCTTTATTTAGAAGAAGCTGAAATTGATTTTTGGGGACTGGGTTCTACAACTTTTCGCGTGGAAGAAGGAGAAGCAGGAAAAGAACCTGATGAATGTTATTGTTTTGAAACAGAAAAAGAATTTCCTGATCTAGCCATTGAAGTTATTGTTACCAGTGGTAGTATTAAGATTCTCGAAGTTTATCAACGGTTAGGGGTTAAGGAAGTTTGGTTGTGGAAAAATGAGCAATTAAACATTTATTCCCTTGAAAATAATCAATATTCTCTGCAAGAAAAAAGTAAGCTGTTACCTGAGCTTGATCTTAACTTACTTTGTGAATTTATTAACCACCCTAACCCTCGTTTAGCCATGAAAGAATTTAGACAACAATTACAGGCAAAAGATAGGTAA
- the gap gene encoding type I glyceraldehyde-3-phosphate dehydrogenase: MATVKVGINGFGRIGRLVFRAGINNPDFEFLGINDVVAPENIAYLLKYDSTHGRFNGTVEAKENGIVVNGKFIPCFSIRNPEELPWGERGVDYVVESTGLFTTYDTASKHIQAGAKRVVISAPTQDPEKVRTFVVGVNHNDYDPAKDHIVSNASCTTNCLAPIAKVIHDNFGLAEGLMTTVHAMTATQPTVDGPSKKDFRGGRGAAQNIIPASTGAAKAVTLVIPELKGKLTGMALRVPTPDVSVVDLTFKTTKATSYQEICDVMKAAAAAEMKGILGYTDEDVVSMDFQGDAHSSIFDAKAGIELNSNFFKVVSWYDNEWGYSCRMLDLMKVMQGKEAEVMATV; this comes from the coding sequence ATGGCAACGGTAAAAGTTGGTATTAACGGTTTTGGCCGCATTGGAAGATTAGTATTTCGGGCAGGTATTAATAACCCTGACTTTGAGTTTTTGGGAATTAATGATGTAGTTGCCCCTGAAAATATCGCCTATTTGCTCAAATATGATTCCACTCACGGACGTTTTAATGGCACAGTAGAAGCCAAAGAAAATGGTATTGTGGTCAACGGAAAATTTATCCCTTGCTTTTCCATTCGTAACCCGGAAGAATTACCTTGGGGAGAGCGGGGTGTGGACTATGTTGTCGAGTCCACAGGGTTATTTACCACCTATGACACCGCCAGCAAACACATCCAAGCCGGGGCCAAACGAGTCGTTATTTCCGCCCCTACCCAAGATCCTGAAAAGGTTCGGACTTTTGTGGTTGGAGTAAATCATAATGACTATGACCCCGCTAAAGATCACATTGTCTCTAATGCCAGTTGCACGACTAACTGTCTCGCTCCCATTGCTAAAGTGATTCATGATAACTTTGGCCTAGCAGAAGGGTTAATGACCACAGTACACGCCATGACAGCCACTCAGCCCACCGTAGATGGGCCTAGTAAGAAAGATTTTCGTGGGGGACGGGGTGCAGCCCAAAACATCATTCCCGCCTCTACAGGGGCAGCAAAAGCCGTTACCTTAGTGATTCCTGAATTAAAAGGAAAATTGACCGGAATGGCTTTACGGGTTCCTACTCCTGATGTTTCCGTGGTTGATCTGACCTTTAAAACCACCAAAGCAACCAGTTATCAAGAAATTTGTGACGTGATGAAAGCCGCCGCCGCAGCAGAAATGAAGGGCATTTTAGGCTACACTGACGAAGATGTCGTCTCCATGGACTTTCAAGGGGATGCTCATTCAAGTATTTTTGATGCCAAAGCAGGTATAGAATTAAATTCTAACTTCTTTAAAGTTGTTTCTTGGTATGACAATGAATGGGGTTATTCTTGTCGGATGTTAGATCTGATGAAAGTAATGCAAGGGAAAGAAGCTGAAGTCATGGCAACGGTTTAA
- a CDS encoding Bdr protein, translated as MSQNPMTVTYSLEEMLGQINQKLDLLQKEVTEVKVSQVRLEAELMGKMERLETELTLKMERLETELTVKMERLETELTLKVDKLETELTTKADKVQTKLTGRVDTLEAEVTGEIKILETEIKAIAKRLDSQEYINLSMVAGLVLVLVAGVIKLYFPYIPPY; from the coding sequence ATGAGTCAAAACCCCATGACAGTGACTTATTCCCTAGAAGAAATGTTAGGGCAAATTAATCAGAAATTGGATCTCTTACAAAAAGAGGTGACAGAGGTTAAAGTCTCTCAAGTGAGACTTGAAGCTGAGTTAATGGGGAAAATGGAGAGACTCGAAACCGAGTTAACCCTAAAAATGGAGAGACTCGAAACCGAGTTAACCGTGAAGATGGAGAGGTTAGAAACCGAGTTAACCTTAAAAGTAGATAAGCTAGAAACCGAATTAACGACGAAAGCAGATAAAGTGCAAACCAAGTTAACCGGAAGAGTCGATACCCTCGAAGCAGAAGTCACAGGAGAAATCAAAATCCTAGAAACAGAAATCAAGGCGATCGCTAAACGGTTAGACTCTCAAGAATATATTAACCTTTCAATGGTAGCGGGCTTAGTTTTAGTGCTAGTAGCCGGGGTAATTAAGTTATATTTTCCTTATATTCCCCCTTATTAA
- a CDS encoding lipid-A-disaccharide synthase encodes MKPVDILILANGPGEITTWVRPVVKSLRELLGDDRSLVRISVMLSPCPHGTGQEAAIARRYPEVDRVQSSENFFPFLLWGKTADNWDWREQGVVLFLGGDQFYPLILGKRLGYRTVIYAEWEARWYRWIDHFGVMNQSVKSPIPQPYHDKLTIVGDLMADVAPTNSDFQALSTAPVIGLLPGSKSGKLTQGVPLCLAIAEHIYEQKPQTRFLLPVAPTIDLSTLARFADPQQNPFVMKLGGVSAKLMIPPDDSHQYPYLETAKGLQIDLITQFPAHDYLRQCCLALTTVGANTAELGALGLPMIVLLPTQQLDAMRTWDGIPGVLANLPIIGSNLAKLINARIVKQGRLFAWPNIWAKEEIVPELVGELEADKIGQLVLNWLEHPAKLNQIRDRLLQVRGKAGAANKIAIIVQEQLNFRRNY; translated from the coding sequence ATGAAACCCGTTGATATTCTCATTCTTGCCAATGGCCCAGGGGAAATTACGACTTGGGTTCGTCCCGTGGTTAAATCCTTGCGTGAACTTTTGGGTGACGATCGCTCATTGGTGAGAATTTCTGTGATGTTGTCCCCTTGTCCTCATGGCACCGGCCAAGAAGCGGCGATCGCCCGTCGTTATCCTGAAGTAGATCGGGTACAGTCTAGCGAAAATTTTTTCCCTTTTCTATTATGGGGAAAAACCGCCGATAATTGGGACTGGCGAGAGCAAGGAGTCGTCTTATTTTTGGGGGGCGATCAATTTTATCCCCTGATTTTGGGGAAACGCCTAGGTTATCGCACCGTGATTTATGCCGAATGGGAAGCCCGTTGGTATCGTTGGATCGATCATTTTGGGGTCATGAATCAATCCGTTAAAAGTCCCATTCCTCAACCCTATCACGATAAATTAACCATTGTCGGCGATTTAATGGCCGATGTGGCCCCGACTAATTCAGATTTTCAAGCTCTCTCTACAGCCCCCGTTATTGGCCTTTTACCCGGATCGAAATCTGGCAAATTGACTCAGGGTGTCCCCTTATGTTTGGCGATCGCAGAACATATTTATGAACAGAAACCCCAGACTCGTTTTCTGCTTCCTGTCGCTCCAACCATTGATCTCTCAACCCTGGCCCGTTTTGCCGATCCCCAACAAAATCCCTTTGTGATGAAACTGGGAGGGGTCAGTGCAAAACTGATGATTCCCCCTGATGATAGCCATCAATATCCTTATTTAGAAACAGCCAAAGGCTTACAGATAGATTTAATTACTCAATTTCCGGCCCATGATTATCTACGGCAATGTTGCCTCGCTTTGACCACTGTGGGAGCAAATACGGCTGAATTAGGGGCTTTAGGCCTTCCTATGATAGTTTTATTACCCACACAACAATTAGATGCCATGAGGACTTGGGATGGCATTCCTGGGGTTTTAGCAAACTTACCCATTATTGGTAGTAACTTAGCCAAATTAATTAATGCCAGAATCGTCAAACAAGGCCGATTATTTGCTTGGCCAAATATTTGGGCCAAGGAAGAAATTGTCCCCGAATTAGTAGGGGAATTAGAGGCTGACAAAATAGGGCAATTAGTGTTAAATTGGTTAGAGCATCCGGCTAAGCTTAATCAAATTCGTGACCGTCTGTTACAAGTCAGAGGAAAAGCTGGAGCCGCCAACAAAATAGCCATAATTGTTCAGGAACAATTAAATTTTAGGAGAAATTACTGA
- a CDS encoding biotin--[acetyl-CoA-carboxylase] ligase, giving the protein MMLNQQLIATNLSPPVPLDSLVIHVFETVTSTNQILWELLDAGKKPPLVAIAAQQTAGRGQWGRSWYSPPGGLYLSLALPFNLLAHNAPHLTLLSAWGIAKALHKHNLPLKLKWPNDLILEGRKLGGIKSETRIQQGIIYQGIIGIGINWDNPVPETGINLQSFFKTQNNSTISSLEALAALTIQGVFEGYQYYCSQGIEWLLKDYLTMLESLGRTVTIEGARGIITGVTPLGELKVSLKAPGAKTEIHLPPGSISLGYD; this is encoded by the coding sequence ATGATGCTTAATCAACAGCTAATTGCAACCAATCTTTCGCCCCCTGTGCCTTTAGACTCTCTGGTAATTCATGTCTTTGAGACAGTTACTTCCACCAATCAAATATTGTGGGAGTTACTCGACGCAGGAAAAAAACCGCCTTTGGTGGCGATCGCCGCCCAACAAACTGCTGGCAGAGGGCAATGGGGCCGCTCTTGGTATTCACCCCCAGGAGGACTTTATTTATCCCTGGCCCTTCCTTTCAATCTTCTCGCCCATAACGCCCCTCATCTAACCTTATTGAGTGCTTGGGGCATTGCCAAGGCCTTACACAAGCATAATTTACCCCTCAAGTTAAAATGGCCCAATGATTTAATTCTGGAAGGACGAAAATTAGGGGGCATTAAAAGTGAAACTCGGATTCAACAAGGGATAATTTATCAAGGAATTATTGGCATTGGTATTAATTGGGATAATCCCGTACCAGAAACCGGAATTAATTTACAATCCTTCTTTAAAACCCAAAACAATTCTACTATTTCATCTTTAGAAGCCTTAGCTGCCCTGACGATTCAAGGCGTGTTTGAGGGTTATCAATATTATTGTTCTCAGGGAATTGAGTGGTTACTGAAGGATTATTTAACCATGTTAGAGAGTTTGGGGCGTACAGTGACGATTGAAGGGGCAAGAGGCATTATTACAGGGGTGACTCCTCTTGGGGAATTAAAAGTCTCTTTAAAAGCACCAGGGGCAAAAACAGAAATTCACTTACCGCCAGGCAGTATTTCCTTGGGGTATGATTAA
- a CDS encoding ATP phosphoribosyltransferase regulatory subunit, which produces MIHQPPAGARDLLPLEVVQKAWINDRLQAVFGQWGYQRIVTSTIEWLDTLMAGGAIEHSTVIQLQNNASGQLGLRPELTASIARAAVTRMTETSYPQRLCYRANVFRHPPTGHHGRQLEFYQAGVELLFAGGVLADAEILLLVADCLGQLQIPQGQIILGEAGLTRSLLSPFPLPLRQQVRHCLAQLDYVTLENLDYPDSELQQRAKLLFNLRGKPQEVLSKVVDLALDEEGKESLNNLKSLMELVNESCSSSLSLTLDLSLIQTFDYYTGIVFKAIGQTDNQLRILGQGGRYDQLLGVYHPQQKSAPGIGFSLNLEELYACLLPTSILPQTPPLIDWLVIAKNPQDQAATLNYAQGLRKAQEKQRVAIDLGERSSQEIRDYAQQNGIKNLVWIQENQEPIIEKL; this is translated from the coding sequence ATGATTCATCAACCGCCCGCAGGAGCTAGAGATTTACTGCCTTTAGAAGTCGTCCAAAAAGCTTGGATTAATGATAGGTTACAAGCCGTTTTTGGACAATGGGGCTATCAACGCATCGTCACCTCTACCATTGAGTGGTTAGACACCTTAATGGCCGGAGGGGCGATTGAACATTCTACCGTTATTCAACTCCAGAATAACGCCAGTGGACAATTGGGACTGCGGCCTGAATTAACCGCCTCCATTGCTCGGGCCGCCGTTACTCGTATGACGGAGACTAGCTATCCTCAACGGCTTTGTTATCGGGCCAATGTATTTCGCCACCCACCGACGGGACATCATGGACGACAGTTAGAATTTTATCAAGCTGGTGTAGAATTGCTCTTTGCGGGAGGGGTTTTAGCAGATGCCGAAATTCTTCTTTTAGTCGCTGACTGTCTTGGCCAGTTACAAATTCCCCAGGGGCAAATTATTCTGGGAGAAGCGGGATTAACGCGATCGCTGCTTTCTCCGTTTCCCCTTCCTCTCAGACAACAGGTACGTCATTGTCTTGCCCAATTAGACTATGTTACCTTAGAAAATTTAGATTATCCTGACTCAGAATTACAACAACGGGCTAAACTGTTATTTAATTTACGAGGAAAGCCCCAAGAAGTGTTATCAAAGGTTGTTGATTTAGCCTTAGATGAGGAGGGGAAAGAGAGTCTTAATAATCTAAAATCTTTGATGGAATTGGTTAATGAAAGTTGTTCTAGTTCTTTATCTTTGACCTTAGATTTAAGTTTAATTCAAACCTTTGATTATTATACAGGCATTGTTTTTAAAGCCATTGGACAAACAGACAATCAACTGCGAATTTTAGGGCAAGGGGGACGTTACGATCAATTATTAGGGGTTTATCATCCTCAACAAAAATCTGCGCCAGGGATTGGATTTTCTCTGAATTTAGAAGAGTTATATGCCTGTCTATTACCCACCTCTATTTTACCCCAAACCCCGCCCTTAATTGATTGGTTGGTCATTGCTAAAAACCCTCAAGATCAAGCAGCAACCTTAAATTATGCTCAAGGACTACGCAAAGCGCAAGAAAAACAACGAGTGGCTATTGATTTAGGGGAAAGATCATCCCAAGAAATTCGAGATTATGCTCAACAAAATGGTATCAAAAACCTAGTTTGGATCCAAGAAAATCAAGAACCAATCATTGAAAAGTTGTGA
- a CDS encoding LysR family transcriptional regulator: MSDIPFTLDQLRILKAIAAEGSFKRAADTLYVSQPAVSLQVQNLEKQLNVPLFDRGGRKAQLTEAGHLLLSYGEKIITLCQETCRALEDLQNLQGGTLIVGASQTTGTYLLPRMIGLFRHKYPDVAVQLQVHSTRRTSWGVANGQVDLAIIGGEVPAELQDILRIIPYAEDELALILPIDHPLAKASTIQKDDLYRLNFISLDSQSTIRKVIDKVLTRCEIDTKRLKIEMELNSIEAIKNAVQAGLGAAFVSITAIEKELQLGGIYVASIKEIEVRRTLSVIINPNRYRSKAAEAFIQEILPEFSTYPELLTLEHFSTAANELGEVVSSMAKT, from the coding sequence ATGTCAGATATTCCTTTTACTTTAGATCAATTGCGTATCCTCAAAGCGATCGCTGCTGAGGGGAGTTTTAAGCGGGCCGCCGATACTTTATATGTGTCGCAACCTGCGGTAAGTCTCCAAGTTCAAAATTTAGAAAAACAGCTAAATGTACCATTATTTGATCGGGGGGGACGTAAGGCACAATTAACGGAAGCTGGACACTTATTGTTGTCTTATGGGGAAAAAATTATTACTCTGTGTCAAGAAACTTGTCGGGCCCTGGAAGATTTACAAAATCTGCAAGGGGGAACTTTAATTGTTGGGGCCTCTCAAACCACAGGCACTTATTTATTACCCCGCATGATTGGTTTATTTCGACACAAATATCCTGATGTGGCGGTTCAATTACAGGTTCATTCTACCAGACGTACCTCTTGGGGAGTGGCCAATGGACAGGTTGATTTAGCAATTATTGGGGGAGAAGTTCCCGCAGAATTACAAGACATCTTAAGAATTATTCCCTATGCTGAGGATGAATTGGCTTTAATTTTACCGATAGATCATCCTTTAGCCAAAGCTTCGACAATTCAAAAAGATGATTTATATCGCCTCAATTTTATTAGTCTAGATTCTCAATCAACTATTCGTAAGGTGATTGATAAGGTTTTAACTCGCTGTGAAATTGATACAAAACGGCTCAAAATTGAGATGGAACTTAATTCAATTGAAGCGATTAAAAATGCGGTTCAAGCTGGTTTAGGGGCGGCGTTTGTTTCGATTACAGCCATTGAAAAAGAGTTACAACTGGGAGGAATTTATGTGGCTAGTATTAAAGAAATAGAGGTCAGAAGAACTTTATCGGTAATTATTAATCCGAATCGTTATCGCTCTAAAGCTGCTGAAGCTTTTATTCAAGAGATTTTACCGGAGTTTTCAACCTACCCTGAATTATTAACCTTAGAACATTTTTCAACGGCGGCTAATGAGTTGGGTGAGGTTGTTAGTAGTATGGCTAAAACTTAA
- a CDS encoding NnrU family protein: protein MGISTWLTPSHGIMLGLLLGFAIAHSGLAALRFWGESKIGARLYRVVFALVSIPLAVCLIIYFFNHRYDGLSLWQVQGVPGIKPLVWGLSAVSFFFLYPATFNLLEIAAIAKPQVHLYETGILRICRHPQMVGQVIWCIAHTLWLGTTFTLVTSLGLIAHHLFAVWHGDYRLKKRYGDAFLKVKERTSIIPFLAILQGRQTLDWQEFIRPSYLGIMGFIALLWWGHPWLMQMTARVSW, encoded by the coding sequence ATGGGAATATCTACCTGGCTAACCCCTAGTCATGGGATTATGTTAGGGCTATTATTAGGGTTTGCGATCGCCCACAGTGGACTGGCGGCCCTCCGTTTTTGGGGAGAAAGTAAAATCGGGGCGAGACTCTATCGGGTGGTTTTTGCCTTGGTAAGTATTCCCCTCGCAGTGTGTTTAATTATTTATTTTTTTAATCATCGTTACGATGGCCTCAGTTTATGGCAAGTGCAAGGGGTTCCGGGGATAAAACCCCTTGTCTGGGGACTTTCGGCGGTTTCTTTCTTTTTCCTCTATCCTGCTACTTTTAATCTTTTAGAAATTGCGGCCATTGCCAAACCTCAAGTCCATCTCTACGAAACAGGAATTTTGCGGATTTGTCGTCATCCGCAAATGGTGGGACAAGTGATCTGGTGTATTGCCCATACCCTTTGGCTTGGAACCACCTTTACTCTAGTCACTTCTTTAGGTTTAATTGCTCATCATCTCTTTGCGGTGTGGCATGGTGATTATCGCCTCAAAAAACGCTATGGAGACGCATTTCTCAAGGTTAAGGAACGAACTTCTATAATTCCCTTTTTAGCCATCTTACAGGGTCGTCAAACCCTCGACTGGCAAGAATTTATCCGTCCCTCCTACTTAGGTATTATGGGATTTATCGCTTTACTGTGGTGGGGTCATCCTTGGTTGATGCAAATGACAGCTAGAGTGTCTTGGTGA
- a CDS encoding thioredoxin family protein, whose translation MLSVNNQTFSQTVLESPNPVLVHFWAPWCGLCLLINPLLSKVQTEWEGQLQVVSVNADENFKLANTYQLKNLPTLILFNQGHIIHRIEGFQGRDELIQTLRRVSLNALAQSA comes from the coding sequence ATGTTATCAGTTAATAATCAAACCTTTTCCCAAACTGTTTTAGAATCCCCTAACCCTGTCCTTGTCCACTTTTGGGCCCCTTGGTGTGGGTTATGCTTGTTAATTAACCCTTTACTCTCGAAAGTCCAGACAGAATGGGAGGGCCAGTTACAGGTGGTAAGTGTGAATGCTGATGAGAATTTTAAACTAGCCAATACTTATCAGCTAAAAAATCTTCCCACTCTGATTCTTTTTAACCAAGGACACATCATTCATCGAATAGAAGGATTTCAGGGAAGAGATGAACTGATACAAACCCTTCGTCGAGTAAGTTTGAATGCCTTAGCGCAATCAGCATAA
- a CDS encoding diguanylate cyclase — protein sequence MCPFSFDPSRQVKENISPEQDHEVHQVNSAAEQLPMVFYQITWQFPQEIRVNFISFHAAIILGISSQEIIANPQKLIRGIYPEDYQQLKQKLTSFSDSPGTDNFQFRFLTPTHSLKYLSTQFYPSVINEESIVFEGTLKESNSLDKLTITKEKNIQNIQTNILDSLPNFIYIYDLTQQTYVYVNQGLTRVLGKSNNVQYSSCQWEQLIHPDDRHRLRSCYQQCCRLSPQDLITLQYRIQDNQGQWKWLNNTLKVFICRDDNVPIQILGTAYDVTPYKQMKSILRKQKGGEKLINAISRRIHKSVKLDKILTVSMAEMRKFLQVDRVFIYRFKPDWSGIVAFESVAEPWRSLLGSILVDQEFIEHYLLTYQQGRIQATDNIYEDGLSQCHIEWLAQLQVQANLVIPILQGEELWGLLVAQNCRSPRFWQEWEIECLKQLSIHIGIALEQEQLYRQLQLSHQELQKLVFIDGLTGVANRRHFDERFQQEWKRMARIQQPLCLIFCDVDFFKQYNDSYGHPAGDNCLQQIAQLMQQSLKRSSDLVARYGGEEFAIILPNTDIIGGVHIAGEIRSRLRSLKLEHRGSLIGQQVTLSFGIACCSPISGTTNHTLLKQADQALYQAKQEGRDRMVIASS from the coding sequence ATGTGTCCATTTTCTTTTGATCCATCCAGACAAGTCAAGGAAAACATTTCACCAGAGCAAGATCATGAAGTTCATCAAGTCAACTCTGCTGCTGAACAATTACCCATGGTTTTTTATCAAATTACTTGGCAGTTTCCCCAAGAAATTAGGGTTAATTTTATTAGCTTTCATGCTGCAATAATTCTAGGTATTTCTTCTCAAGAAATTATAGCGAATCCCCAAAAATTAATCAGGGGAATTTATCCTGAAGACTATCAGCAACTTAAACAAAAATTAACCTCATTTTCTGACTCTCCTGGGACGGATAATTTTCAATTTCGTTTTCTCACCCCAACTCACTCACTCAAATATTTATCTACCCAGTTTTACCCCTCAGTCATTAATGAAGAAAGCATTGTTTTTGAAGGAACGTTAAAAGAGAGCAACTCCTTAGATAAATTGACAATTACAAAAGAAAAAAACATTCAAAATATACAAACAAATATCTTAGATAGTTTGCCTAATTTTATTTATATTTATGATTTGACACAACAAACTTATGTTTATGTCAATCAAGGATTAACTAGGGTTTTAGGAAAGTCTAACAATGTACAATATTCTTCCTGTCAATGGGAGCAATTAATCCATCCTGATGATCGTCATCGTCTTCGCAGTTGCTATCAACAATGTTGTCGTTTATCTCCTCAGGATTTAATAACCTTACAATATCGAATTCAGGATAATCAAGGACAATGGAAATGGTTAAATAATACCCTAAAAGTCTTTATTTGTAGAGATGACAATGTTCCTATCCAAATTCTGGGAACGGCCTATGATGTCACCCCTTATAAACAAATGAAAAGTATCTTAAGAAAGCAAAAAGGAGGAGAAAAATTAATTAATGCCATTAGTAGACGCATTCATAAATCGGTAAAATTAGATAAGATTTTAACGGTTTCTATGGCAGAAATGCGAAAATTCTTACAAGTAGATCGGGTTTTTATTTATCGGTTTAAACCCGATTGGAGTGGGATAGTTGCCTTTGAATCCGTAGCCGAACCTTGGCGATCACTGTTAGGCAGTATTTTAGTGGATCAGGAATTTATTGAACATTATCTCTTAACTTATCAACAGGGCAGAATTCAAGCAACTGATAATATTTATGAAGATGGTTTAAGTCAATGTCATATTGAGTGGTTAGCTCAATTACAAGTACAAGCCAATTTAGTGATACCGATTTTACAAGGGGAAGAATTATGGGGATTACTGGTGGCGCAAAATTGTCGGAGTCCCAGGTTTTGGCAAGAATGGGAAATTGAATGTCTTAAGCAACTTTCTATTCATATTGGCATTGCCTTAGAACAAGAACAACTCTATCGACAATTACAATTATCTCATCAAGAATTACAGAAATTAGTGTTTATTGATGGCTTAACTGGAGTGGCGAACCGTCGTCATTTTGATGAGCGTTTTCAGCAAGAATGGAAACGCATGGCCCGCATTCAACAACCCCTCTGTCTGATTTTCTGTGATGTGGATTTTTTTAAACAATATAATGATAGTTATGGCCATCCTGCCGGAGATAACTGCTTACAACAAATTGCCCAATTAATGCAGCAAAGTCTAAAGCGTTCCTCAGATTTAGTGGCCCGCTACGGTGGCGAAGAATTTGCGATTATTTTGCCTAATACAGATATTATTGGCGGTGTTCATATTGCCGGGGAAATTCGTTCTCGACTAAGATCTTTGAAATTAGAACATCGAGGATCGTTAATCGGACAACAAGTGACTCTGAGCTTTGGTATTGCCTGTTGTAGCCCCATTTCTGGCACGACCAATCATACCTTGCTCAAACAAGCAGATCAAGCTCTTTATCAGGCAAAACAAGAAGGACGCGATCGCATGGTGATCGCCTCCTCATGA